In Erigeron canadensis isolate Cc75 chromosome 1, C_canadensis_v1, whole genome shotgun sequence, a single window of DNA contains:
- the LOC122585639 gene encoding NAC domain-containing protein 71-like: MEGASLPPGFRFHPTDEELIGYYLKRKVEGFEIELEVIPVVKLYKFDPWDLPDKSFLPKQDMEWFFFCPRDRKYPNGSRTNRATNAGYWKATGKDHKVLSQSTIVGYRKTLVFYRGRAPFGDRTSWVMHEYRLCDNIIHGTPSFQGPFSLCRVMKRNEQKTSYFKRKPRSKGTGGSSKIINEPVGSESNFSSPFTSCYQTTRILNETTSLKSPNDPSNFWVSPALILESSKEQLEGGQERKAGEGQDGNFLGNDFPQPMIPRQPYDQAGFSSSSSYSNFTEEDELIRFGCMSPYSGDESLMGLFGNEDHTLYEGYEWTN, translated from the exons ATGGAAGGTGCATCATTGCCACCAGGGTTTCGTTTTCATCCCACGGACGAAGAACTAATCGGATATTACTTGAAAAGGAAAGTCGAAGGTTTTGAAATCGAACTTGAAGTTATTCCGGTTGTTAAGCTATACAAGTTTGATCCATGGGATTTGCCTG ATAAATCATTCCTTCCAAAGCAAGACATGGAGTGGTTCTTTTTTTGTCCTCGTGACCGAAAATACCCAAATGGATCACGTACGAATCGAGCTACAAATGCTGGTTACTGGAAAGCCACAGGAAAGGACCACAAAGTCCTAAGCCAATCAACTATTGTAGGATACCGCAAGACCCTTGTTTTCTATCGTGGACGAGCTCCATTTGGTGATCGAACTAGTTGGGTCATGCATGAGTATCGGTTATGTGACAATATTATTCATGGGACACCAAGTTTTCAA GGGCCGTTTTCTTTGTGTCGTGTGATGAAAAGGAATGAGCAGAAAACAAGCTATTTCAAACGTAAACCGAGATCAAAGGGCACTGGAGGCAGTTCAAAGATTATAAACGAGCCAGTGGGCAGTGAGAGTAATTTTTCAAGTCCTTTCACTTCTTGTTATCAGACAACGCgtattttaaatgaaacaaCTTCATTGAAGAGTCCTAATGATCCTTCTAACTTTTGGGTCTCCCCTGCCTTAATTCTTGAGTCTTCAAAG GAACAATTAGAAGGAGGACAAGAAAGGAAAGCAGGAGAAGGGCAAGATGGGAATTTTCTAGGAAATGATTTTCCGCAGCCAATGATTCCAAGGCAGCCATATGACCAGGCTGGGTTTTCGTCAAGTTCATCATACTCGAATTTTACAGAGGAAGATGAGCTGATTCGATTTGGATGTATGTCACCATATTCGGGAGATGAAAGTTTGATGGGACT